Genomic window (Ureibacillus composti):
TTCGTTATGAAAATTTGTTCCATGTGAAACATTATTATGAATCTCTTTTTTTCTATTATAGTATAACATGCATTGATAGGAACCGCTGAACGATTATGCATGTTTTTCTATAAGTCAATCCATCACTATTTTAGATTTACCCCCATATATTTCCTAGGAAATCGGTGTTTTGTTTGGGACACCCGGCTTTCTTGGATATTTTTTGGGCGTTTGTTTTATTTTATCAAAAACATAAAGAGTTCGTTCACTATCTTCCACTGGTAAATTATAGTAAAAGTCCACTTTTAATGATGCTCCTAAGGTTGTAATTGCCTTTTTTGCATCTTTTAATTCCTCAGGGCCAGCAGCTGCTTTTAGTGCAACAAAGTATCCACCTTGTTTTACTAACGGTATACAAAGCTCTGACAGAACCGATAGACGAGCCACTGCACGTGCTGTAACAACTTCAAACTGTTCACGATATTTTAAATTTTGACCGAATTCTTCAGCTCTCGAATGGACAAAATTGACATTCTCTAATTTTAACTGTTCACTTAAATGATTTAAAAATGTAATACGTTTATTTAATGAATCTACAATTGTTACATGTAAATGTGGAAAACAAATCTTAATAGGTAAACTTGGGAAACCCGCACCTGCACCCACATCACAAATAGAGTTCACGTTGGAAAAGTCAAAATAGAAACTTGCACTAATTGAATCATAGAAATGCTTTAGATATACACCTTCTAAATCTGTAATTGCTGTTAAGTTCATTTTTTCATTCCATTCAACTAATAGTTCAAAGTAAGTTTTGAACTGTGCAATTTGTGTATCTGTTAGCTCTATTCCCTTTTCTTTTAATGCCTCAATAAATTGTTGTTCGTTCATTTTGATCTCCTTTAATTAAATCAATGGCACATTAAACTATGTTTAATAAATAACGAAGCTATACATCCTAGTAGATTCATACAGCTTTGCCATATATAAAAAAGAGCGCCCGAGGTAATGATCAATATTGCTCGAACGCTTATATCTAATGTGCCTTTGCGTAATTGTGTACAAAAGTTGCACGTCTTTCAAAGGCTTGGGCCAACAAACCTATTTGCGACAATACCTGCAAAGGACAGAATTCGCCCCCAATGAATTATTGGTTATTTCTTATGTTTCATTTTAAGCAATTCTATAGAAGTAAAAACTTTTTTATCTGTTACAAGCATCATAAAGTAGAAAATAATTATTCGTTACTTATACGTGCGATTTTCCCTTGCTCAATATAGACAAGTAAAATTGATATATCCGCAGGGTTAACACCGGAAATACGAGATGCTTGTGCAATAGTTAACGGGCGAACCTGTTTAAGCTTTTGACGTGCTTCAGTTGCCAAACCTGAAATTGCATCATAATCAATATTTTCAGGTATTTTCTTACTCTCCATTTTGTGTAGCTTTTCAACTTGATTTAAGGCCTTTTGAATATAGCCCTCATATTTTAATTGTATTTCGATTTGTTCTTTTACTTCCTCACTTAACTCTATATCAGGAGGCGTTAAAGATGCTACTAAGTCATAATGCATTTCAGTACGCTTCAATAAATCAGCCGCGCGGATACCATCTTTTAATTCTGTTCCACCAACAGATCGGATTACTGCTTGAGTTGTTTCATTTGGTTTAATAATGACTTCACGGAGACGGGCAATTTCTGATGCAACTTGTTCTTCTTTTAATTTGAACTTTGCAAAACGTTCCTCTGAGATCATCCCAATTTTGTAGCCTATTTCTGTTAGGCGTAAATCTGCATTATCATGACGAAGAAGTAAACGATATTCAGCACGTGATGTTAATAAACGGTATGGCTCATTTGTACCTTTTGTTACAAGGTCATCAATTAACACTCCGATATAAGCATCAGATCGTTTTAAAATTATTTCTTCTTTCCCTAAAATTTTAGACGCTGCATTTATTCCAGCCATAAGCCCTTGACCCGCAGCTTCCTCATAACCAGAAGTACCATTTATTTGACCTGCAGTATAAAGGTTTTTGATTCGTTTTGTTTCGAGTGTCGGCCAAAGTTGTGTCGGAACAACTGCATCATACTCAATTGCATAACCTGCACGCATAATTTCCGCATTTTCTAGTCCTGGAATACTTGCAACCATTTTTCGTTGTACATGTTCCGGTAAGCTAGTAGAGAACCCCTGTACGTATACTTCTTGAGTCTCTCTTCCTTCAGGCTCTAAGAAAATTTGGTGACGTGGCTTATCCGCAAAGCGAGTAATTTTATCTTCGATTGATGGACAATAACGTGGACCTGTTCCTTTTATCATCCCAGAAAACATTGGTGATAAATGAAGGTTTGCTTCAATAATTTCATGTGTTTCTTGGCTTGTATAGGTTAACCAACAAGGAAGTTGATCTGTGATAAATTCAGTTGTTTCAAAGCTGAAGGCACGAGGTACGTCATCACCTGGTTGAATTTCCGTTTTAGAATAGTCAATGGTACGACTATTAACACGTGGCGGTGTACCTGTCTTAAAGCGTACAATCTCAAATCCAAGTTCTTTTAAGTTATCTGCTAATTTGACAGAAGGCTGTTGGTTATTTGGACCTGAAGAATATTTTAAATCTCCAAGAATAATCTCGCCGCGCAAGAATGTGCCTGTTGTTAAAATAACTGCTTGCGCACGATAAATAGCCCCAACTTGGGTAATAACGCCTTTAACTTCATCATCTTCAATAATTAATTCATCTACCATTGCTTGACGAATTTGTAAGTTTGGCTCTTCCTCTAATAAGCGCTTCATTTCACGTTGGTAAAGTTGCTTATCAGCTTGTGCACGTAATGCCCGAACAGCAGGTCCTTTACCTGTATTTAACATACGCATTTGAATATGTGTTTTATCGATTACACGACCCATTAAACCGCCAAGTGCGTCAATCTCACGTACGACAATCCCTTTTGCTGGACCACCAACTGACGGATTACATGGCATAAATGCAATTAATTCTAAGTTAATTGTCAGCATTAATGTTTTTGCACCAGTTTTTGCTGCAGCGTAAGCAGCTTCTACACCTGCGTGACCCGAGCCGACGACGATTACATCATAATTACCTGCCTCATATTGTGTTGGCATGGTCTTCTTCCTTTCTATATGAACTTTGCACAAAGTCCGCGCAAAGTTTAGTTTATTTCCCTAAACAGAATTGTGAGAACAGTTGATTTATTAGGCTTTCCTGTACTGTATCTCCAACAATTTCACCTAGTAATTCCCAGGTTCTTGTTACATCAATTTGAACCATATCCACTGGAACACCATTTTCTGCAGCATCAATTGCATCTTCAATAGTTGACTGTGCTTGGTGAAGTAACGCAATATGGCGAGCATTCGAAACATATGTTAAATCATCTGATTCGATTTTGCCCTCAAAGAATAATGCAGCTATTGCTTCTTCTAATTCGCGTACACCTTCTTCTTGTAATAAAGAAGTAGTTACTATTCTTCGGTTTCCAGCTAGTTCTTTTACTCTATCTAAATCAATCTTCTGTGGCAAGTCTGTTTTATTGACTACCACGATAAAATCCATATTCTCAATTGTTTCAAATAGACGTTCATCTTCTTGTGATAAATCCTCAGCAGAATTTAAAACAAGTAAAATCAAATCAGCCTCTTTTAAAACTTGTCGTGACCTTTCTACCCCTATACGTTCAACAATATCTTCAGTTTCACGAATACCT
Coding sequences:
- the rsmG gene encoding 16S rRNA (guanine(527)-N(7))-methyltransferase RsmG codes for the protein MNEQQFIEALKEKGIELTDTQIAQFKTYFELLVEWNEKMNLTAITDLEGVYLKHFYDSISASFYFDFSNVNSICDVGAGAGFPSLPIKICFPHLHVTIVDSLNKRITFLNHLSEQLKLENVNFVHSRAEEFGQNLKYREQFEVVTARAVARLSVLSELCIPLVKQGGYFVALKAAAGPEELKDAKKAITTLGASLKVDFYYNLPVEDSERTLYVFDKIKQTPKKYPRKPGVPNKTPIS
- the mnmG gene encoding tRNA uridine-5-carboxymethylaminomethyl(34) synthesis enzyme MnmG encodes the protein MPTQYEAGNYDVIVVGSGHAGVEAAYAAAKTGAKTLMLTINLELIAFMPCNPSVGGPAKGIVVREIDALGGLMGRVIDKTHIQMRMLNTGKGPAVRALRAQADKQLYQREMKRLLEEEPNLQIRQAMVDELIIEDDEVKGVITQVGAIYRAQAVILTTGTFLRGEIILGDLKYSSGPNNQQPSVKLADNLKELGFEIVRFKTGTPPRVNSRTIDYSKTEIQPGDDVPRAFSFETTEFITDQLPCWLTYTSQETHEIIEANLHLSPMFSGMIKGTGPRYCPSIEDKITRFADKPRHQIFLEPEGRETQEVYVQGFSTSLPEHVQRKMVASIPGLENAEIMRAGYAIEYDAVVPTQLWPTLETKRIKNLYTAGQINGTSGYEEAAGQGLMAGINAASKILGKEEIILKRSDAYIGVLIDDLVTKGTNEPYRLLTSRAEYRLLLRHDNADLRLTEIGYKIGMISEERFAKFKLKEEQVASEIARLREVIIKPNETTQAVIRSVGGTELKDGIRAADLLKRTEMHYDLVASLTPPDIELSEEVKEQIEIQLKYEGYIQKALNQVEKLHKMESKKIPENIDYDAISGLATEARQKLKQVRPLTIAQASRISGVNPADISILLVYIEQGKIARISNE